The Sandaracinus amylolyticus genomic interval ACCGCTCTTCATCGCCGCGCCGTCGACGCGATCGACGATCATCTCGGTGCTGCGCTGGTGGAACGTGATCGCGAGGCAGCTCTCCGCCATGCCGTAGCTCGGCAGGAGCGCGTGGCTCTTGAACCCCGCCGGGCGGAACTTCTCGGCGAACTCGATCAGCGTGCGCGCGCGGATCGGCTCGGCGCCGCAGCCCGCGACACGCAGGCTCGAGAGGTCGAGCGCCGCGAGGTCCTTCTCGTTGCAGCGCTTCGTGACGAGCTGGTACGCGAAGTTCGGCGCGTACGTGATCGTGCCGCGGTGCTTCGTGATGAGCTCGAGCCACATGCGCGGCATGCGCGCGAACGTCGGCGTGGGCATCAGCACGACGGGCAGATCGACGATCAGCGTGCCGAGCACGAAGCCGATCAGGCCCATGTCGTGGAAGAGCGGCAGCCACGAGACCCCGACGTCGTCCGGCGTGCGCGCCAGGCCGTGGGGCCCGAGGAACGACGTCGTGTTCGCGACGAGGTTGTGGTGCTTCACCATCACGCCCTTCGGGCGGTTGGTGGATCCACTCGTGAACTGGAGGAAGCAGAGATCGTCGGGCGTGACGACCGGCGGCGCGAAGGGCGGCGCCTGCCCGGTGAACCCGGTCTCGGTGTCGAGGATCGGCAGGTTCTCGAGCCCCTCGCGGCCGCGCAGCTGATCCACGATGTCGCGGTTCTGCTGCATGCAGATGACGGCCTTCGCGTGCGAGGCCTTCACGATGTGCTCGAGCGTGTCGACGTACTGATCCGCGCCCTTGAACGACGCGCGCGGGAAGATCGGCACCGGGACGAACCCACCGACGCTCGCGCCGAGGAAGCTCAGCACGAACTCGTGGTTCTCGGGGAGCACGAGCGCGACGCAGTCGCCTTTCCGCATGCCCAGCGCGGCGAGGAACGCGGCCCGACGGTGGGCCTCGGCGCGCATCGCCTCGTACGGGAAGTAACGCTCCTGGCGATCGGCTCCGTAGAACCGGAAGCCGCGCGCCTCGCCGCCCGGCAGGCGGTCGAGCGCTTCGACGAGCGTCGAGGGATAGGCCGTCATGGGCGCGCGCTTTCTATGGGGCGGTGAAGAGGCTGTCAAGGAGCGACGGAGGCCGAAATGCCCGGCAATTCCGGCCGTTCGGCCGAAGCCGAGAGCTCGACGCCCGGGCTCGTGACGACCTCGCGCTGCGGCGTGCGCGCGTGCACGAGCCGAGCGAACGCGAGCAGCCGTCGATGCAGCTCCTCGGGGTGATCCATGTGCGGCGTGTGCCCGTAGTGCTCGACGACCTGCAGCTTCGCGTGGGCGGGCAGGTGCCGGCGGAAGAAGTCGAGGTGCGTCGGGTGCAGGATGCGGTCGGCGGCGCCCCAGACGACCTGGATCGGCATGCGGAGGCGACCGAGCTCGCGCGGGCAGAGGAGATCCTCGGGCTTCACGCGCTCGAGCAGGTCGCGCAGGCCGGGGCGGCCGAACTGCTTGCGCGTGCCCCACGCGAGCACCTGGCGCATCGGGTGCGGCTTCGCGAAGAGGCGGTCGACGAAGTCGAGCGCCTCGTCGTGGGTGCGCAGGCGGAAACGATCGACGAACGCGCCGAGCTCGGCGGCGTCCATCGGCGCGCCGCCGGGGGCGACGAGGAAGAGGCCGCGCACCTTCTCGGGGCGGTCGATCGCGAGGGTGAGCGCGGCCGCGCCGCCGAGCGAGTTGCCGAAGACGATGCAGGGCTCGTCGACGATGCGGTCGATCGTCTCGAGCAGCGCGCTGCGGCACGCGCTCTCGCAGAGGCCCGCCGCGGGCATGTCGCTGAGGCCGTGGCCGAGCATGTCGGGCGCGACGATGCGTCGCGCGTGCGGGCGCATCCGCAGCATGACGCCGTCGTAGAGGTGGCCGGCGGCGGAGAACCCGTGGAGCACGAGGAGCGGCGGCAGCGAGCCGCGGCCGGCGGCCTCCAGCACGTGCACGTGGCCGGCGCTCGTACGGACTCGGCGGCTCGTGAAGCCGCGGAGCTGGAGCTGGCCGACGAGGAAGCGATCCGAGAGCTGCATGAACCTGTGCGGCACGATGGCACGACGATGATACACGTCGCGTGCCGAGCGGAATTCATGATGTTTCGGGCCTGAGAGCCGCGCCGGAGCGCGTGGCTCGCTACGCACTGCGTCGAGCGCTTCGCGGAGAACGACGGGGTTGATGTGGGCTGCTCGATCGCCGAAGGTCGAGGCCATGCGTCTTCGAGCCGTGTCGTCGTTCGTCGTTCTGGCCAGCTTGGTGTGGACCGTCGCCGCGGGCTGGGCGACGCGCGCGGACGCGAGATGCGCGCCGCAGGGGCTGGCGCCGCGCGTGCTCACGCCGGTCACCGCGAGCCTTCCGCGCGACGGTGGCGGCATCGTCGTGGCGATGGTCGGCTCGAGCAGCGGCGAGAACGTGGCGATGCCGAGCGGGGTCCAGCTCGTGCGCGGGCGCCGGACGCAGGATCTGGTGGCGCGCGAGCTCGCGCCGGGGCTCGTGCGGTTCGCGGCCGCGACGCGGCTGACGCCGGGCACGTTCAGCGCGCCGGCGCTGGGCGCGACGAGCTCGATCGCGGTGGGGCGCTCGCCGCTGCCGGGCGTGCCGACGCGGCCCTCGGTGAGCGAGCTGCGACGGGTCGCGGCGACGGGGATGTCGTCGCGCCGCACGCCGCGCACGGAGGTTCGCGCGACGCTGGAATTCCCGGTGCCGGCGGGGATCGTCGCGATCGTCGTCGCGTGGGGCGAGGATGGCGCGCCCGCGGCGTGGCAGCCGGCCATCGAGGGGCAGCGCGAGGTCGTCGTGTGGAGCGAGCCGGCGCGGTGCGCGAGCGCGCCCGAGGGGACCGTCGCGCCGCCGGAGGGCGAGGGCGCGAGCGGGCGCATCGCGTTCGTCGACGCGTACGGACAGGTCTCGCCGTTCTCGGCGGCCGTGCCGCTCCGTTGATCAGCGCGACACGCGCAGCGTGATCGACGCGGTCGCGGCGGGCGGCGCGTCGCGCAGGGTGAAGCGGGCGCGCGAGGGGCCGAGGATCGCGACGAGGCCGCGCGCGCGGTGGGCGCGCTGGAGCGCGATCCCGGCGCGCTCGGTCCGCGCGGGACGCGCGACGATCTCCACGCGCAGGCTGCGATCCGCGAGCAGGAGATCGGCGATCGCTCGGATCTGCGCGCGATCGACCGAGGACTCGACCGCGCCGTCGTGCGGGAACTCGATGCGCAGCGCGACGCCTCGCGCGAGCTCGGGTGGGATCGTGGGAGGCTCGTGCTCGATGCGCGGAGCGCTCCGCGGCCTCGCGATCGGCGTCGTGGAGGCGAGCTCGGGCGAGGCGCTCTCGACGGGCGTCTCCGCGCCGAGCAGCGACGCGAGCATGCGCTCCCGCGCGCGGTACGACGCGGCGTAGCGATCACAACGCGGGCCGCACGCCGCGCGCGCGATCCGGGCGAGCTCGGCACGCAGCGAGAGCGGGCGCACCATCGCGCTCGTGGGGTCGCTCCACCACGCGCGCTGCGGGGTCGCGATCCAGTACGCGTCGCTCGCGATCGACGCGACCTCGAGGCGGCCGTGATCGCTGCGACGCGTGCGCACTCGCGCCACGATCGCGTCGCGCACGGAGGGCTCGGGCGCGTGCACGCGATCGTCGTCGACGTCCATGACGGCGACGAGATTGCCGAGGGACCAGAGCACGGGAACGACACGCCCGTCGCTCGTCGTGATCCGACCCGCGGGCGCGGGCTGGTGCGGGCCGTGCGCGTACACGAGATCGGCACCGGCGTCGGCCGCGACGCGCGCGAAGCGCTGCATCGTGCGGGTGGGGCGATCGTCGAGCGGGCTCGTCCAGTGCAGGCTCACGACGACGAAGTCGGCATCGCGCCGCGCCGCGCGCACCGATGCATCGATGCGCTCGTCGCTCGCGATCGCGATGCGCGGCGCGTCGGGATCTCCGTCGCGCACGCGCCGGTTCGTGCCCTCGCTGAACGCCGCGATCGCGATGCGATGTCCCCGCGCGTCGAGCACGATCGCGCGCGCTGCGTCGTCGAGATCGCGCCCTGCGCCGATCGCGGGGAGCCGAGCGCGCGCGGTGTGCTCGAGCGTGCTCGCGAGGCCGGCGACGCCCTGATCGTACGCGTGGTTGTTCGCCACGGTGAGCGCGTCGACGCCCGCTTGCGCGAGCGCGTCGAGCAGCTCGGGCGGTGCGGCGAACGTGGGCGCGTCGTGCTCGGGGCCGCGCTCGTGGGTGCGCGGTCCGACCGGCGTCTCGAGGTTCACGATCGCGAGGTCCGCGCGCGACAGCGCGGGCGTCGTCTCGGCGAGGAGCTCGCGCAGCGCGGGCCCGGGCGCGTCGCCGAAGAAGCGCTCGATCGCGTAGGTGATGTGGCCGTCGAAGATGACGTCGCCGCCCAGCGCGAGCTCGGGGCCGTCCGCGTCCTGCGCGCGCACCGGCGCGAGCGCGAGCACGAGCGCGGCGAGGACGACGGCGCGGCAGGCGAGGGCACGCACGCCGCGACGGTACACCGAGCCGAGCCCTCTTCCGCGCGGAGAGCGAGCCACCCTATGCTCGCGCGCGCGAGGTGGTATCGATGTCGTGCTCGAGGAGCGTCGCGGTGTGCGCGATCGTGCTCGTGGTGGTGATGACGGGCTGCGAGGGATCGGTCGACGACGATCGGCCGCGCGTGTCGCTCGACGGAGCGATGGGAGGCGCGGACGCGGGCCCAGCGACCGGCGACGAGTGCGAGACGCTCGGCGAGATCGGCGCGTGCAACGGGACGACGGCGCGCTGGTGCGAGGGTGGCGCCGTGCGCGAAGAGCGCTGCGCGGACGACGCGCGCGTGTGCGGCGTCGTCGCGGGCCGACATCGCTGCACGGACCCGCCGCCGCCGGAGTGCGGCGATCCGATCGAGCAGGAGCAGCTGCGGATCACGAACGAGGAGCGCACGCGCGCGGGGCTCTCACCGCTGGAGTGCGATCCCGGGCTGACGCGCGCGGCGCGCCTGCACTCGCAGGACATGTGCGATCAGGGCTACTTCGAGCACGACTCGCTCGACGGGCGCACGTTCCGCGATCGCATCGACGCGCAGGGCGTCTCCTGGCGCGCGATCGGCGAGAACATCGCGCGAGGCCAGCCGACGCCGCAGGCGGTGCACGATGCGTGGATGGACAGCTCGGGCCACCGCGCGAACATCCTCGGCGAGCAGTTCGGCCGCATCGGGATCGGGCACGTCGCGTGCGGCGGCAACGGGCCGTACTGGACGCAGGACTTCGCCGACTGAGATCAGCCGTCGAGGCCCGCGGCAGCGAGATCGTCTCGCGTGAGCGCGCCACACGCGAGACCGCGCGCGAAGAACCCTCGCAGGCCGCGCCCGGTGGCCGCATCGTCGAACGTCGCGCCGACGCGCGTCGCGCGCTCTCGCTCGGCGCGGAAGTTCGCCATGCGCGCCGTCGCGTCCGCGAGCGAGCCCAGGAAGAACCCGTGCAGCGCGCCGAGCCGCGCGACGATCTGCGCGGGATGGAGATCCCAGCCCTGCCACACGCCGAGCGCGATCGCCTCGCGCACGTGCTCCGCGTGCTCGCGCCAGCCTCCGTGCACCGCGGCGCGTGCGTCGTCGTGGCTTGCGTTCTTGGGCGCGAGCGGGAGCCGCGTGGTCGCGCCGTCGGAGACGTGCACGTCGCGGCCCGCGAGCGCGAGCTGCGCGCGCAGGAGCGCGTCGACGCAGATCGGGTGGTGCAGCGTCTGGTGCGGCGCGGGCACGTCGATCGACGCCGAGAGATCGTACGCGCCGAGGTGCACGCCGGAGAGCCGACCGTCACATGCGTCGGGCCATCGCGAGAGCGGGCACGCGCCGCGCGCGTCGAGCAGCGCACGCGGCGTCTCCATCATCGCCTCGATCGTGATCGCGCCGCGCGCGAGGCCGAGCTGCGCCTCGAGGCGATCGAGCGCGCGCGCGAGCAGACGCAGCGCGTCCTCCGACTCGACCTTGGGGAGCGTGACGACGAACGGCGAGGGCAAGCGCCCGGCCTCGGTCACGAAGAGCTCGAGCGTGCGCAGCGCGCGACGTGCGCTCTCGCCCTCGAGCGGGCGGATGCGGATGCCGATCGACGGCGGGAGCGTGCCGGCATCGAGCCCTCGCACGAGCTCGGCCGCGGCCCGGCGCGCGTCCGCGTCCTCTTCGTCGTCGGAGTGCGGCCCGTAGCCGTCCTCGAAGTCGATGCGGAAGTCCTCGACCGGCTCGCGCTCGAGCTTCTGACGGACGCGCTCGTGCACCCGCGCCGCCGAGCGCGGATCGTTGCCGAGCGCGCGCGCGAGCTCGAGCGGGTCGCTCGCGTGCTCGTCGAGGGCGCGGAGCGCGATCGCGCCGAGCTTCGTCGAGAGCTCCGCCGTGAAGCGCGGCGCGCCCGCGTACACCACGTGGATCGGCTGACGCCGCACCGGCGTGGCCTTCGTCGGCGCGAGCGCGGCGAGCGATCGCGCGATGTCGGGATCGTCCTCGAGCATGATCAACGGATGGCGCGTCGGGCGCGGCTCGCGAAGCTGCCTTCGGGCGCGAGCGCGAGGTAGCGCTCGTACGCGGCGCGCGCCTCGGGCGCGTTCTCACCCGCGAGCGCTTCGCCGAGATGGAAGAACGCTTCGACCGGTACGCCGGCGATCGCGGTGGCCTCGCGCAGCTTGGTGCGCGCGGTGTCCATGTCGCGGCTCATCAGCGCGACGCGCCCCTCGAGCATCGTCAAGCGCGCCTGCAGGCGCGGCGGGCGGATGCGCGTGCGAAGCGACGCGCGAGCGCGCGCGAGGAGCGGCGCAGCATCGCGCTCGGCCTCGCCGCGCACGTACAGCTCGGCGCGTCCGATCAGCGCCTCGGGCAGCTCCGAGTCGGTCGCGAGCGCCTGCTCGTACGCGGCTGCCGAGGGCTCGACCTGACCCGCCGCGAGCAGTGCGTCGCCGTAGAGCGCCAGCACCGTCGGCGACGCTTGCTGTCCGCTTCCTTCCGCGGGGAGCAGCGCGCGGAGATCGCGGATCGCATCGCCGGCTCGACCGCGCGCGAGCGCGAGGCGCGCGCCGGTCAAGCGCGCCGCGGCGGTCTCGCGATCGCCCTCGCGCACGCCCTCCATCTGCACCTGCGCGTCGTCGAGGCGACCGAGCCCGATCAGCGCTTCGACGCGCCCGAGCCGACCCGCCGCCGCGAGCGAGAGCCCGCCCGCGCTGCCCGCCGCGCGCGAGAGCTCGCCGTAGAGGCGCTCCGCGGCCTCGTCCTCGCCCATGTCGAGCAGCAGCCCGCCGAGCGCGATCTTCGCGTCGACGTGCTCGGAGCGCAGCGCGATCGCGCGCTCGAGGCTGCGCTTCGCGCCCTCGCCGTCGCCCTGCATGCGTCGCGCGCGGCCGAGGAGATAGTGGCCCTCGGCGTCGTCGGGCGAGGCCTGCACGACCTGCTCGAGCGCGCGCGCCGCGGTCTCGGGATCACGCGCGCGCAGCGCGGCCTCGCCGAGCGCCAGGCTGGCCACCGGATCCCCCGGGTTGTCGCGCGCGAGCTGTCGCGCCGCCGCGAGCATCGGCGCGGGGTCGCCCGTCTGCACGCCGATGCGGATGCGCAGCGCGCGCAGCTCGACGTTCGCGTCCTCGTGCTCCTGCACGTACTGATCGAGCGCGGCGCCCGCGCCCGCGAGCGCTTCGTCGCTGCCCACGAGGATCGCGGCGCGACCCGTCATCAGCACGACGTCGGGATCGTCGGCCGGCAGCTGCGCGAGCGTCGCGATGGCGCGCTCGCCGTTGCGGCGCTCGAGGTGGATGTTCGCGAGAAGCTTCCGGAAATCGACGCTCGACGGGCTCCCGCGCACCGCGGCCGTCGCCGCGTACTCGGCCTGCACGAGGCGCCCCGCGTTCATCGCCGCGCGCGCCATCAGCGCGAGCAGGCGCGGCTCCTGCGCGCCCGCGCGGAGCGCCGCATCGACGGCCTCGGCCGCGCGCTCGTGCTCGCCCTGGCGACGCATCAGCCGCGCGCGCGTGAGCTCGGTGAGCACACGATCCGTCGGCGCGCCGTGCTCGAGCCGCGCCTCGATCGGCGCGAGCGCCGCGATCGCCTCGCCGGGATCGCGATCGTCGGCCGTGAGGAACGCGCGCCACAGCTGCGCGCGGAGGTTCTCGGCGTCGCGCGCGAGGACCTGATCGATCAGCGTGACGGCCTCCTCGGGACGGCCCTCGTCGTGGCGCGCCTCGGCGAGCGCGATCGCCGCCGCGGTCAGCTGCGCGTCGCGCTCGACGGCCTGCTGCAGGTGCTCGAGCGCCGTGTCCACGCCGAGCCGCTGCTCGAGACGCCCTGCGACGTAGAGGATGCCCGCCTGCTCCGCGCCGCCGTTCTCGAGCGCGTGCCCGATCGCGGTGCGCGCCGCCTCGCGATCGCCTTCGCCGGCCGCGATCACCGCGCGCGCCGCGTGCAGCCACTGCGCGTCGGCCTCCATGCGCTCGGCGCGCGCGATCGCCGGGCGCAGATAGCCCACCTCGAACGCGCCGTCCTCCAGCGCGAGCTGTGCCTGCACGAAGAGCAGCACCGTGGAGTTGGTCGCGTCGTTCGGGTTGAGCTCGCGCGCCTCGCGCAGGTGGCGCTCGGCGTCGACGAGGCGCTGGTGGTCGCCGATGCGCGCTTCCTCGCGCGCCTGCGCGACGAGCTCGGCGGCGCGCGCGTGGCGCTGCTCGACGTACTTCTGCCAGCCGAACCAGCCACCCGCGGCGAGCCCCGCGGTGAGCACCCACGCGGCCGCCATCCACACGCCGATGCGCGTGCCGGTGACGCCCGCTTCCTTGCGCGGCGCCCACGCGGCCACGTCGCCGGTCGGCGGCTCGAAGATGCCCTGCGACTCGAGCATCCCGAGGATCTCGTCGACGTCCTCGGGGTGGCCGGCGCGCTCACCGGTCTCGAAGTCGGGCGCCGGCCGCGGCACTGCATCGTCGTCGGGCGCGACGAGCTCGGCGTCCTCGGGCTCCGGCGCGGGCGGACGCGACGACGCGCGCGCGAGCGGCGGACGCACGCTCTCGGCGGCAGGCGGCGCGGGGGAGACGACGGGCTCGGCGAGGCGCGGCGGCGCGGCGGGCACGTCGTCGAGAGCTCGGCGCGCCGGCACGGGCGACGGACGCGCAGCGAACGGCTCGGGGGGCGGCGGCTCGGCGGATCGCAGGGCGGGCGGCGCCGACGCGCGCGGCGGCTCCGCGGGCCTCAGCGGCGGCGGCGTCGATGCGCGAGGCGGCTCGGCCGGTCGCGTCGGCGCGGGCGGCGTCGCACGCGGTGCGAGCGGCGGTGGCATCGCCGACGCAGGCCCCCGCGGCGTCGGTCGCGACGCGGCGGGCATCGGTGCGGCGGGCATCGGCGCCGCGGCCATCGGCTTCACGGCGGGCGCGGGCGTCGGCTTCGCAGCGGGCGCGGGCCGCGCGGCGGGCACGATCCCCGCGCCGAGCGGGAGCGTCGCCTTGTGCGGGCGCGTCACCGGACGATCGGGCGCGCCGAGGCCCGGCGTCGCGGCGCGCGGCTCGTCTCCGCGGGGCTCGAGCGGACGCGTCGCGGTCGCGGGCGCGCCCTTGAGGGGCTGCAGCGCCTTCACGATGTCCTGCCGATCCATCAGCGAGGTCGGCGAGTCCTCTTCTTCCGGGAGATCGTGCTCCGCGCGTCGCACCGGCGCGGGGGAGGGCGGCCGCGTGCTGTTCGCGAGCTGCGCCGAGACCTCGGCGCGCACCACCGTGCGCTCTTCGGGCAGGTCGCCGTCGGACGCGAGAGAAGGCACGCCGAGATCCGCGTCGGCCTCGCTGTCCGCGATGCGCGCGAGGCGCTCCGCGCGCTGGTGCAGCGCCTGCACCGTGCGGTCGTCCGCGTCGATCGCGCGCGCCCGCTCGAGCACCTTGATCGCGCGCTGGGGATCGCCGCGCTTCAGCAGCACCTCGCCGAGCCAGCGGAACGGCTCTTTCTGCGCCGGCGCGATGCGCGCGGCCTTGAGCAACGCCGCTTGCGCGCGCAGCAGGTCGCCCGCCGCGTAGTGCGCCCGTCCATCGAGCACGAGCAGCGAGAGGTCGTCCGGCGCACCGCGCAGCCCGGCCGCGGTCACGTCGATCGCGTCGACCGCGCGGTCGGCCTGGAGGAGATCGGCGGCGAGTCGGCTCGCGTCCTCGCTGCCCGGACGGGTGCGGAACCGCAGGAGCCGCGTGTCGAGCTCGTGCGCCGAGCTGGTGCCGGGGGGCTTCGCCACGGCGGCATCCTACCAAAAGGGGTCGCGCGCGCGCCCCTCATTCGCGCGCGCGGGGGGAGCCCGCCCGACCGACGCGGCAGGTGTGCGCGTCTATCGTTTTACGGCGATGTGCAGAATCCCGATTCGCTTTCATTGCGCGCGCGAGCGCGCTTTTGTTATCGTCCCGTGTCGATGAAGGACGCGGTGTTTTCGCGTGATCCCGACGACGTGCGCGCCGAGCCGGCGCCCGATCTCCGCCCGGTCGAGGGCCCGGAGGCCGACGAGGACCTCGCCCGACTGGCGAAGGCGCTCGGCCATCCGACGCGCGTGATGATCCTGCGCCGCGTCCGCGTGCGCGACGGCTGCACGTGCACCGAGCTCGTCGGTGAGCTCGGCCTCGCGCAGTCGACCGTCTCCGAGCACCTGCGCGTGCTGCGCGAGGCCGGCCTGGTGCACGCGAGCGAGGGCGAAGCGCCGCGCAACCCGTACCGCGCGGACGTGCATCGGCTGCGAAGGCTGAAGGCGCTGGTCGGCTCGCTCTAGCCGCTAGCGACGGCAGAGGATCACGACGGCGGACGCCTGCCGCCCGCCGCCGCCCACGGGAACGTAGTCCCGCGGGACCATCACGCGCTGGTCACCGCTCGCCTCGAGCATCGCGCGCGCGTTGTTGCCGTCGACCGCGTCGAGGTCGGCCGCGATGCACGAGTGCCAACGCTCGGCACTCTGTCCGGCTGCTGGCTGGCCCGAGAGCAGCGCGCCGATCGACACGCCTGCGATCACCAGCGCGATCCCGGTCACGACGCTCTGCACGTTCTTCATCGCCGCTCCTCAGTCCGGATCTTCGATCTTCCAGACGCCGTCCTCGCGCACGAGCTGCGCGCGGTAGCGCTCGCCCCACGGCATCACCGCGTGATCGCCGCGCTCTTCGATCGGCGCGCCTCCGTCGAGCGCCGCGCGCAGCCCCGCCGCGAGCCGCTCGATCTCCTCGCGCGACTCGCCCTCCCAGCGTGCGCGCAGCGTCTCCTCGCTCATCCCCTCGGCGTCCGCGGCGGGCACGAGCCGCAGCACCACGTCCCAGCGACGCCGCCCGATCGCGCGCACGAACGAGCGCAGCGCCTGACGCGGCGTGTGCTGCCCGTAGTAGTCGACGACGTCGCTCGCGACGCGCCATCCCGAGGGATCGCGCACGAAGCGCACCGGATCTTCGCCCTCGATCGCGACCGTCGCTTCTTGCTCGGCCGGCCCCGCCGGGCGCTCGAGCGCCTCTGCCAGCGCGCGGATCTCGTCGGGGCTCTCGCGCATCCAGCGCGCGAAGTCCTCTTCGCGCACCCGGCGTCGATAGCCCTCCGACGTCAGCGCGTACGCGCGCGACGCATCACCCTCGCGCAGCGCACGTGCGAACGACGCGAGCGCCTGCTCGGGGCTCGCCGTCGCGGCACCTCCGCCGCACGCCGCCGCGCTCGAGATCAGCGCGGCGGCGATCAGCGCACGAGCACCACGGATCATCGCTCGCCGCCCTCGCGCCCTCTGCGCCGTCGCGCCTCGGGCGCCGCGCTGTCGGTGGGATGCAGGATCGTGAACTCGACGCGCCGGTTCAGCGCGCGCCCTTCGGGCGAGTCGTTCGGCGCGACCGGGTGCTGCGAGCCGTACCCGCGGAACTCGAGCCGCTCGCGCGGCACGCCGCGCGACACGAGGTACTCGACCACCGCGCGCGCCCGACGGAACGAGAGGTCGGTGTTGTACTGCGCGACGCCCTGATCGTCGGTGTGACCTTCGATGCGCACGCGGAGCTCCGGCGAGAGCTGACCGATGACCTCCGCGACCTGATCGAGCAAGGGCGTGCTCACCGAGCGGATCGTGTCGGTGTCGAACTCGAAGTAGATGCGCTCGGAGATCAGGATGCGCGTGTCGGTGACCGTCACCGCGATGGCGTTCGGGCCGGGCTCGGGGCAGCCGTCTTCGTCCTGGAAGCGATCGGCGTCCTCGGGCTCCATCGGGCACTGATCGCTGCCGTCGGCGACGCCGTCCTCGTCGTTGTCGGGCTCGGGGCAGCCGTCGTCGTCGCGGAACGCGTCGACGTCCTCCGAGAGCATCGGGCACGCGTCGTTCGCGTCGAGCACTCCGTCCGCGTCGTTGTCGGTGTCGGGGCAGCCGTCGTCGTCGGCGAACTCGTCGACGTCCTCGGGATCGTTGCGGCACGCGTCGACGACGTCCTCGAGCCCGTCGCGATCGTTGTCGAGATCGGCGCAGAAATCTCCGTCCTCGAAGCCGTCGAAGTCCTCGGGGCCGCCCACGCAGGGATCGCGCTCGGTCGCGTAGCGGAACGTCAGCACGCCGCGCGCGATCGGCGCGCCATACCCGCCGTGGATGCCGAAGCCCGCCGCCGCTTCGAGCGTCATCCCGTCGCCGAGCGCGATGCGCGCGCCCGCGTTCGCGTCCCACGGCACCTCGTTCTCGCGCACCGTGCGACCGCCCGTGCCCACGCGCACCTGCGTGTCCACGACGATCGAGACCTCGGGCACGATCGGCACCTCGCCGCCGAGCGCGATCTGCAGCTCGTCGTCCTGCTCGAAGCCGGGCAGCGATCGACGCTGGCGGAACCGATAGCCGAGCTCGCCCGCGAGGCGCACGACGCCGAGATCCCACGCCGCGACGATCTCGGGCAGCGTCGTCCAGTAGCCCATCCCGAGATACGCGCCCGAGTCGCCGGTGGGCAGCCCGACGACGAGCCGTCCTGCGAGCGAGAACGCGCCGCGCACGATCGGCATCTTCATCGACAGGCGCAGATCCGAGAGGCCCGCGACGAGCGAGCGC includes:
- a CDS encoding fatty acyl-AMP ligase, whose protein sequence is MTAYPSTLVEALDRLPGGEARGFRFYGADRQERYFPYEAMRAEAHRRAAFLAALGMRKGDCVALVLPENHEFVLSFLGASVGGFVPVPIFPRASFKGADQYVDTLEHIVKASHAKAVICMQQNRDIVDQLRGREGLENLPILDTETGFTGQAPPFAPPVVTPDDLCFLQFTSGSTNRPKGVMVKHHNLVANTTSFLGPHGLARTPDDVGVSWLPLFHDMGLIGFVLGTLIVDLPVVLMPTPTFARMPRMWLELITKHRGTITYAPNFAYQLVTKRCNEKDLAALDLSSLRVAGCGAEPIRARTLIEFAEKFRPAGFKSHALLPSYGMAESCLAITFHQRSTEMIVDRVDGAAMKSGRATPSASPDALELVSCGVPFPGHELAIVDESGQPVGERVVGQILSKGPSVTEGYFENPEASAESFKHGWLWTGDLGYVADGNVYICGRVKDLIILNGANHYPQDLEWAVGEIEGVRRGNVVAFSVMKDGVEQLVIAAEGNSGDAARLRTEIAEAIQKSFGLTPAHVAICAVGALPKTSSGKAQRRKTRAMWESGELEEHPVSA
- a CDS encoding alpha/beta fold hydrolase: MPHRFMQLSDRFLVGQLQLRGFTSRRVRTSAGHVHVLEAAGRGSLPPLLVLHGFSAAGHLYDGVMLRMRPHARRIVAPDMLGHGLSDMPAAGLCESACRSALLETIDRIVDEPCIVFGNSLGGAAALTLAIDRPEKVRGLFLVAPGGAPMDAAELGAFVDRFRLRTHDEALDFVDRLFAKPHPMRQVLAWGTRKQFGRPGLRDLLERVKPEDLLCPRELGRLRMPIQVVWGAADRILHPTHLDFFRRHLPAHAKLQVVEHYGHTPHMDHPEELHRRLLAFARLVHARTPQREVVTSPGVELSASAERPELPGISASVAP
- a CDS encoding CapA family protein is translated as MRALACRAVVLAALVLALAPVRAQDADGPELALGGDVIFDGHITYAIERFFGDAPGPALRELLAETTPALSRADLAIVNLETPVGPRTHERGPEHDAPTFAAPPELLDALAQAGVDALTVANNHAYDQGVAGLASTLEHTARARLPAIGAGRDLDDAARAIVLDARGHRIAIAAFSEGTNRRVRDGDPDAPRIAIASDERIDASVRAARRDADFVVVSLHWTSPLDDRPTRTMQRFARVAADAGADLVYAHGPHQPAPAGRITTSDGRVVPVLWSLGNLVAVMDVDDDRVHAPEPSVRDAIVARVRTRRSDHGRLEVASIASDAYWIATPQRAWWSDPTSAMVRPLSLRAELARIARAACGPRCDRYAASYRARERMLASLLGAETPVESASPELASTTPIARPRSAPRIEHEPPTIPPELARGVALRIEFPHDGAVESSVDRAQIRAIADLLLADRSLRVEIVARPARTERAGIALQRAHRARGLVAILGPSRARFTLRDAPPAATASITLRVSR
- a CDS encoding CAP domain-containing protein, encoding MSCSRSVAVCAIVLVVVMTGCEGSVDDDRPRVSLDGAMGGADAGPATGDECETLGEIGACNGTTARWCEGGAVREERCADDARVCGVVAGRHRCTDPPPPECGDPIEQEQLRITNEERTRAGLSPLECDPGLTRAARLHSQDMCDQGYFEHDSLDGRTFRDRIDAQGVSWRAIGENIARGQPTPQAVHDAWMDSSGHRANILGEQFGRIGIGHVACGGNGPYWTQDFAD
- a CDS encoding DUF6986 family protein, which translates into the protein MLEDDPDIARSLAALAPTKATPVRRQPIHVVYAGAPRFTAELSTKLGAIALRALDEHASDPLELARALGNDPRSAARVHERVRQKLEREPVEDFRIDFEDGYGPHSDDEEDADARRAAAELVRGLDAGTLPPSIGIRIRPLEGESARRALRTLELFVTEAGRLPSPFVVTLPKVESEDALRLLARALDRLEAQLGLARGAITIEAMMETPRALLDARGACPLSRWPDACDGRLSGVHLGAYDLSASIDVPAPHQTLHHPICVDALLRAQLALAGRDVHVSDGATTRLPLAPKNASHDDARAAVHGGWREHAEHVREAIALGVWQGWDLHPAQIVARLGALHGFFLGSLADATARMANFRAERERATRVGATFDDAATGRGLRGFFARGLACGALTRDDLAAAGLDG